The genomic stretch AGGGGGTGACGGGGCCCCTAGGAGACACGATGAGGGGGTGACGGGGCCCCTAGGAGACACGATGAAGGGGTGACGGGGCCCCTAGGAGACACGATGAAGGGGTGACGGGGCCCCTAGGAGACACGATGAAGGGGTGACGGGGCCCCTAGGAGACACGATGAGGGGGTGACGGGGCCCCTAGGAGACACGATGAGGGGGTGACGGGGCCCCTAGGAGACACGATGAGGGGGTGACGGGGCCCCTAGGAGACACGATGAGGGGGTGACGGGGCCCCTAGGAGACACGATGAGGGGGTGACGGGGCCCCTAGGAGGTTCTTGACTGCTTAAATGAACACCTGTGTCTCTCTTTCGTCTCCAGGTGTGGTGGCAACAGCTGATTAACGATGTCCTTGTGAGAGTGGGCGGGGCTACCTGGCCCttaggtgaggaggaggagtctcagccccccctccccaccccccttcaTCTCTTCCTGCAACAGACCAAACGGTGGTggctcttccctccctcctcttcttcctccccccctctcccctccaatCTCTGCCCCCCGTCTCCCTccttggccccgccccctgccaCCATGCTGTGGTCAGGCTGCTATTGGAGAGCCTGAGGAAGCAGACTCTGGAAGGTGACCCTACTGCACCAGGGGACGTCTATCAGGTAAGTCTCTCAGGAACTCAGCCCTACTGTCACTCCTCCAAATCAGTCGTTGTTTTATACtctagagctcaataagaaactagagctcaataagaaactagagctcaataagaaactagagctcaataataagaaactagagctcaataagaaactagagctcaataagaaactagagctcaataataagaaactagagctcaataagaaactagagctcaataagaaactagagctcaataataagaaactagagctcaataataagaaactagagctcaataataagaaactagagctcaataagaaactagagctcaataagaaactagagctcaataataagaaactagagctcaataataagaaactagagctcaataagaaactagagctcaataagaaactagagctcaataataagaaactagagctcaataataagaaactagagctcaataagaaactagagctcaataagaaactagagctcaataagaaactagagctcaataataagaaattctagagctcaataagaaactagagctcaataagaaagtagagctcaataataagaaactagagctcaataagaaactagagctcaataataagaaactagagctcaataagaaactagagctcaataagaaactagagctcaataataagaaactagagctcaataagaaactagagctcaataataagaaactagagctcaataagaaactagagctcaataataagaaactagagctcaataagaaactagagctcaataataagaaactagagctcaataagaaactagagctcaataataagaaattctagagctcaataagaaactagagctcaataagaaactagagctcaataataagaaactagagctcaataagaaactagagctcaataataagaaactagagctcaataagaaactagagctcaataagaaactagagctcaataagaaactagagctcaataatacgaaactagagctcaataagaaactagagctcaataagaaactagagctcaataataagaaactagagctcaataagaaactagagctcaataagaaactagagctcaataagaaactagagctcaataataagaaactagagctcaataataagaaactagagctcaataataagaaactagagctcaataagaaactagagctcaataagaaactagagctcaataataagaaactagagctcaataagaaactagagctcaataagaaactagagctcaataataagaaactagagctcaataagaaactagagctcaataataagaaactagagctcaataagaaactagagctcaataataagaaactagagctcaataagaaactagagctcaataagaaactagagctcaataataagaaactagagctcaataataagaaactagagctcaataagaaactagagctcaataagaaactagagctcaataataagaaactagagctcaataataagaaactagagctcaataataagaaactagagctcaataagaaactagagctcaataagaaactagagctcaataataagaaactagagctcaataataagaaactagagctcaataagaaactagagctcaataataagaaactagagctcaataataagaaactagagctcaataagaaactagagctcaataataagaaactagagctcaataagaaactagagctcaataataagaaactagagctcaataagaaactagagctcaataataagaaactagagctcaataagaaactagagctcaataataagaaactagagctcaataagaaactagagctcaataagaaactagagctcaataataagaaattctagagctcaataagaatAGAATGAATTGAATAAAGATTAATTAACTGAAGTCCTCGACATCTGATCATCTTTACATTTCTAGAAATGATAAAAGcattcattgtttatttgtcaaaatacaattattattctGTTCAAACAATCTTTTGGTCTTTTAGTCCCTGCTGGACCCGAAAACCCTCGCCGAGTGCTGGTCCCCAGATGGCTTGATGCCTGGTGAGTGATTCACCGTCCAGTaagagataaaaacacaatgcaGACCTTCAGACTGAGtactggatcctacatttcccgtAATGAACTCAAAAGTGAAGCTATAATAATCTCCTCTTGTGTATCCTCTCAGAGAGCAGCTACTGGCAGCTCTGCCCTCCCTCCAAGTCCAGCCTGCAGGGGGGGTTACTGAGCTCTAGTTTCCCCCCCGGCCCCGTGCCCCTGGTTCCCCCAGATGCTCACCTGCAGGAGGGGGGCGACCCCCTGGACGGCGCCCCCTCTCAGCCGCAGCAGCACCGGCCTCTGGCACCCAGCACCTCGGCGTCTGAGCTGTCGCTCCCCGGGGGGCCGGGGGCCCCTCCTGGCCCCGGGCCCCCGccgccccctcccccgccccccaaacGGCACTGCCGCTCACTGTCGGTGCCCGAGGACCTGTCGCGCTGCCGCTACACCTGGCGGCCCAGCGCCTCGCGGGTCTGGACTCCCGTCAGTCGCCAGCAGTGCCACGGGGGGGCCGGGGGAGGGGGTGCGGGGGGCGGTATCGGAGTGGGCGTGGTAGGGGGAGGAGTCTGTCCTCTCCGCGCCCCCAGCTCCTCCCTGAACTCGTCGCTACACTCCTCGTCCAGCCCCACCTTCTTCAGCCTGGCGCTGTCTCCGGACTCCCCGCTGCCCTGGAGCTTTCCCTGGGACCCCAGCGAGGCAGCGGCGGGGGGAGgagcctgctgctgcttcttcccctccccttcctcctgctcctcctcgccctctcccctccacccgcctcctcctcctcagagacgtttctccctctcccccgtGCTCATCAGAGACTCGGCGGCCTCCACCTTCCTGCCTCCGCATCCCGTGCTGAGACAAACGCCGGTGCGTCCGCCGAGCTGCTCGGCCGTGGCGGCAGCGGCGGCGGGAGGCCCAGTGCCCGCCTCGCCCTCCTCGGCCTGCAGCACGCCGTCCTCCCTGAGGCGCAGTCTGCCGCCGCAGCTGCCGCGCTGCCACTCGCAGCCCTgcgacctgctgctgctcaagCCGGGTCTGAAGAGACGGCGAGACCCCGACCGGCCGTGTGCCCGGCCCGTCCTCGACTTCACCAAGATGACCCAGGTAACCGcctgttttgtctctttatttaaaaaggtttcAGTAGCTTCGGTTCCGTTAAACAACTGAACGGTATTGTTGCTACTCCTCGTTTTGAACATGAAATGTGATGTCCATGTTGGTCTGCATGAAGGAGCTCAGAGTGTTAACTCTCTCATCACTTGGGACCATTGCATAATCATgtaccccccccctcctcagacCCGCAGCATCGACCCCCAGTGTCTGGAGCGTGGTGGCAGGCTGGCCTGCGGCGGTGACGTCTTCATGGGTTCAGACTCCTTCATGGGCGACTTCCGCGGCTCCTGCTCGCCGGCCGAGTGTTTGGGCCGGACCAGCATCGGGCCGCTGAGCGAGAGCGACGAGGAGTGCCGcgaggaggatgacgaggaggacgacgaagaggacgagtgcgaggaggaggagccgggaGAGCGCGAGGCGGCGCAGCAGGCGGTGTTCGAGAGGGATTGTACAGAACTGGACTTGAACTTGATAGAAGAGAACTGAGGTCAATGGAGGGCTGTTCTCGGTTTCCGTTGTTTGGTTTCCGGATTTTTGGACCGatctgaagccccgccccctctgctCCCGCACCGCCATCTGCTCCACAAGCCGCGCCTCCTTGCCACCAATCAGCAAGGCTCTCAGGAACAACACCTTCTCTCATTGGCTGAGCTGAACGCTGACGACAGCGATGATGTGACTGCTAGCGGTGAAGCGGCCTTCAGTCACACCAGGTACCTGGAGGCCGTCCAGGTGTCTCCCAACAGCTGGCAGGTCTCTAGTCCACGCTTCGGTTCCGACGAGGCCGCCGCGCCAATCTGACACGACGATCGCCACCAAACCACAGTCCTGCACCGCGACACCAGACACCTACCTCACAGGAagtaaagggtcagttcacctgAGCCTCAAACACACAGGTGACAGGAGGCGGAGCCACAAACAACCAGGTGGCAGTAGGCGGAGCCACAAACAACCAGTTGGCAGTAGGCGGAGCCGCAAACACAAAGGTGGCAGTAGGCGGAGCCACAAACACAAAGGTGGCAGTAGGcggagccacaaacacacaggtatCAGTAGGCGGAGCCACAAACACCCAGTTGGCAGTAGGCGGAGCCACAAACACCCAGTTGGCAGTAGGCGGAGCCACAAACACAAAGGTGGCAGTAGGcggagccacaaacacacaggtggcAGTAGGcggagccacaaacacacaggtggcAGTAGGcggagccacaaacacacaggtggcAGTAGGCGGAGCCACAAATACCCAGTTGGCAGTAGGCGGAGCCACAAACACAAAGGTGCCAGTAGGCGGAGCCACAAACACAAAGGTGCCAGTAGGCGGAGCCACAAACACAAAGGTGCCAGTAGGcggagccacaaacacacagatggcaGTAGGcggagccacaaacacacaggtggcAGTAGGcggagccacaaacacacaggtggcAGTAGGCGGAGCCTCAAAGTCGATCAATAAACTTTGATAATCTTCTCTTCGGTCCAGTTCAACCTCAGAATGTGACGATGTCTCTCTGACGCCATTGTGTACCAATATCGTGGGATTCGATCAATACTAGAACCCTTATCGATACTCTTATCAATACTATTACTGCTTATTTGTATCATAATGTGAGAAAAAGATTTCTTCAATATTCTCGTCTAATATTCAGCAGCAGGTGTGTTTCTACcaggtgaactgaccctttaattATAAACCAATATCAATAATTCAGTTCAAGTCAATCACACAGATTAATAATGTcggtcaataataataataattcatgatATTAAACATCAAATTatcagacacactcacacactcagccACACTCAGACAcatacactcagacacacactcagacacactcagacacacacacacagacacacacacacactcagacacacacacagacacacacacacacactcagacacacacacacactcagacacacacacacacgcggtcaTGTAACCTGGTCGTGGCGATGCGTTCGGGTTGGCTGCTGATTGGCGTGTCGTCCTGTCAGTCTTCACTGAGGGCAGGTAGCCACTGATGCTGTTGTTCACCTgagtgttctcacacacacacacacctgtctctgtgtgtgtgtgtgtgtgtgtgtgtgtgtgacatcatcaactCCTGGTGGTCATGTGACTTTAGATGGAATCTAGATTgggtcatttatttatttatttatttgtttatttatgtcttCTGAGCTCCCTGATGTGATCAGCTGCTCGCTGCCGTTAAAGcaccacagaagaagcagaggaagaggaagggttTGATGTTTTACAGTGAGGAAGACTCCTCGTCATCACTCGCATCTCATATTTTCAGCTGCTTTTAATCACACGACTACTTTACACCTCACAGGAAACACTTGcaaactgcttttattttgaaatcacgGAAA from Cyclopterus lumpus isolate fCycLum1 chromosome 14, fCycLum1.pri, whole genome shotgun sequence encodes the following:
- the fam53c gene encoding protein FAM53C — encoded protein: MPESSYWQLCPPSKSSLQGGLLSSSFPPGPVPLVPPDAHLQEGGDPLDGAPSQPQQHRPLAPSTSASELSLPGGPGAPPGPGPPPPPPPPPKRHCRSLSVPEDLSRCRYTWRPSASRVWTPVSRQQCHGGAGGGGAGGGIGVGVVGGGVCPLRAPSSSLNSSLHSSSSPTFFSLALSPDSPLPWSFPWDPSEAAAGGGACCCFFPSPSSCSSSPSPLHPPPPPQRRFSLSPVLIRDSAASTFLPPHPVLRQTPVRPPSCSAVAAAAAGGPVPASPSSACSTPSSLRRSLPPQLPRCHSQPCDLLLLKPGLKRRRDPDRPCARPVLDFTKMTQTRSIDPQCLERGGRLACGGDVFMGSDSFMGDFRGSCSPAECLGRTSIGPLSESDEECREEDDEEDDEEDECEEEEPGEREAAQQAVFERDCTELDLNLIEEN